A single Anopheles arabiensis isolate DONGOLA chromosome X, AaraD3, whole genome shotgun sequence DNA region contains:
- the LOC120905527 gene encoding anoctamin-1 isoform X2 — translation MDERDSIYLDAVSVYSDATNRKSLHLSRQTVYHSAEDVRFGSVDSGSGSGPATDRRLGDDGAGLRQTTEALLHDSRSNGGLANLPYVPRPGATNNGAKGFISGILKPTILSTEYNEKTWKYFQDQRRIVDYVLAFNGEDENAEAKQRRAIYQRNLESEGLQIETENCQRIHFVKIHVPANVLSHYCEIMKMQMPMKKLENQDKIIMRDFSIQSTLVRLFRRPLFNFVIIDRQKFAPPEYRLMYEYSRDKPYLFDDREQNFFTPSIRIAVAHFILERTYFSEAVEEKKDIGIRRLMEDQVYLDAYPLHDGCTDLRSSCQRALLLEEWASISKWIKHQPLDHIKEYFGVKIAMYFAWLGFYTHMLIPASVVGLICFFYGLLTYPANRISQEICDDNGTIMCPQCDKYCDYWYLRTTCNISKLAHIFDNEMTIVFSIFMSVWATLYLEMWKRYSSRIQHRWGITEYCSLAEPPRPQYLSRLKNIKKMMFNIATGAQEPSPPFWTKKFPSFLYSYSVIFLFILLTIAAVFGIVVYRMSLMTSKNIYGDGGSVSGKLIIFPATTAAINLLASTALTYAYQYVAEYMTNVEYRRTQTEYNESLNLKIYLFEFVNYYSSIFYIAFMKGKFPGYPAKYNRILHLRQEECSPGGCLMELCIQLAIIMVGKQAIGAITEILIPFLVQKFKEFRSVLGIDAGSAENGERLICCNQWTKDFNLINWHDRSLFNEYLKMVIQYGFITIFVVAFPLAPFFALLNNVFETRLDAKKFLLYYKRAVPQRVRDLGIWYNIMHVVGKVAVISSAFIIAFSSNFIPRLMYMNVVNPTGTDEGFVNHTLAYFNVSHFEANAAPENSTFSNITICRYSEYRNPPDDPRPYKRPSIYWQILAIRLTFVVIYQNLVSFVQIVVAWAIPDVPTKLQDQIKREQYLTNEYIIEQEKLKMALSGTGGCGGAGGSVAGSRYAQNGCVASEDSSPDDEKANYGSIADDNEYPLRMQTDDCEPYAAYGIVTSRV, via the exons ATGGACGAGCGGGACAGCATCTACCTGGACGCGGTGTCCGTCTACTCGGACGCGACCAATCGCAAATCGCTGCACTTGTCCCGCCAGACCGTCTACCATTCGGCGGAGGACGTGCGGTTCGGCTCGGTCGATTCGGGCAGCGGTTCCGGACCGGCGACGGACCGGCGGCTCGGCGACGACGGTGCCGGGCTGCGGCAGACGACCGAGGCGCTGCTGCACGACTCGCGCTCGAACGGTGGCCTAGCGAACCTGCCGTACGTGCCGCGGCCGGGCGCGACCAACAACGGTGCCAAGGGCTTCATCAGCGGCATCCTGAAGCCGACCATCCTCAGCACCGAGTACAACGAAAAG ACATGGAAGTACTTCCAGGACCAGCGGCGCATCGTCGACTACGTGCTCGCGTTCAACGGCGAGGACGAGAATGCGGAGGCGAAGCAGCGGCGCGCCATCTACCAGCGGAATCTCGAGAGCGAGGGCCTCCAGATCGAGACGGAAAACTGCCAGCGCATCCATTTCGTCAAGATCCACGTGCCGGCGAACGTGCTGTCGCACTACTGCGAGATCATGAAGATGCAGATGCCGATGAAGAAGCTGGAGAACCAGGACAAGATCATAATGCGCGACTTCAGCATCCAGAGCACGCTGGTGCGGCTGTTCCGGCGGCCCCTCTTTAACTTTGTCATCATCGACAGGCAAAAGTTCGCGCCGCCCGAGTACCGGCTGATGTACGAGTACTCGCGCGACAAGCCGTACCTGTTCGACGACCGGGAGCAGAACTTTTTCACGCCCAGCATACGGATCGCGGTCGCCCACTTCATACTCGAGCGGACGTACTTTAGCGAGGCGGTCGAGGAGAAGAAGGACATCGGCATCCGGCGGCTGATGGAGGACCAGGTGTACCTCGACGCGTATCCACTGCACGACGGCTGCACCGATCTGCGGTCGAGCTGCCAGCGCGCGTTGCTGCTGGAGGAGTGGGCCTCGATCAGCAAGTGGATCAAGCACCAGCCGCTCGACCACATCAAGGAGTACTTTGGCGTGAAGATTGCGATGTACTTTGCGTGGCTCGGGTTCTACACGCACATGCTGATACCGGCGTCGGTGGTCGGGCTGATATGCTTCTTTTACGGGCTGCTGACGTACCCGGCGAATCGTATCAGTCAGGAGATTTGCGACGACAACGGGACGATCATGTGCCCGCAGTGTGACAAGTACTGCGACTACTGGTACCTGCGGACGACCTGCAACATCTCGAAGCTGGCGCACATCTTCGACAACGAGATGACGATCGTGTTCTCGATCTTTATGTCCGTGTGGG CGACCCTATACCTGGAGATGTGGAAACGCTACTCGTCCCGCATTCAGCATCGCTGGGGCATCACCGAGTACTGCTCGCTGGCGGAGCCGCCACGCCCACAGTACCTGTCCCGGCTGAAGAACATCAAGAAGATGATGTTCAACATTGCCACCGGTGCGCAGGAACCGTCGCCACCGTTCTGGACGAAAAAGTTCCCCAGCTTCCTCTACAGTTACTCTGTGATCTTCCTATTT ATTTTACTTACGATAGCGGCCGTCTTCGGTATCGTCGTGTACCGGATGTCGCTGATGACCTCGAAAAACATCTACGGCGACGGTGGGTCGGTGTCGGGCAAGCTGATCATCTTTCCGGCGACGACCGCCGCCATCAATCTGCTCGCCTCGACCGCGCTCACGTACGCCTACCAGTACGTGGCGGAGTACATGACGAACGTGGAGTACCGGCGCACCCAGACCGAGTACAACGAGAGCCTCAACCTGAAGATCTACCTGTTTGAGTTCGTCAACTACTACAGCTCGATCTTCTACATCGCGTTCATGAAGGGCAAGTTCCCGGGCTATCCGGCCAAGTACAACCGGATACTGCACCTGCGGCAGGAGGAGTGCAGCCCGGGCGGCTGCCTGATGGAGCTGTGCATACAGCTCGCGATCATCATGGTGGGCAAGCAGGCGATCGGTGCCATCACGGAGATACTGATACCGTTCCTGGTGCAGAAGTTCAAGGAGTTCCGGAGCGTGCTGGGTATCGATGCGGGCAGTGCCGAGAACGGCGAGCGGCTGATCTGCTGCAACCAGTGGACCAAAGACTTTAACCTCATCAACTGGCACGATCGCAGCCTGTTCAACGAGTATCTGAAGATGG TCATACAGTACGGCTTCATCACGATCTTCGTAGTGGCATTTCCGCTGGCGCCCTTTTTTGCGCTGCTGAACAACGTGTTCGAAACGCGGCTGGACGCGAAAAAGTTCCTACTCTACTACAAGCGGGCCGTGCCGCAGCGCGTCCGCGATCTTGGCATCTGGTACAACATCATGCACGTGGTCGGCAAGGTGGCCGTCATATCGAGT GCCTTTATCATCGCATTTTCCTCCAACTTTATACCCCGCCTAATGTACATGAACGTCGTCAACCCGACCGGCACGGACGAGGGCTTCGTGAACCACACGCTCGCCTACTTCAACGTGTCGCACTTCGAGGCGAATGCGGCGCCAGAGAACAGCACCTTCTCGAACATTACCATCTGCCGGTACTCGGAGTACCGGAACCCGCCGGACGATCCGCGCCCGTACAAGCGGCCCTCGATCTACTGGCAGATACTGGCGATCCGGCTCACGTTCGTCGTGATCTACCAGAACCTCGTCAGCTTCGTGCAGATTGTGGTGGCGTGGGCGATACCGGACGTGCCGACCAAGCTGCAGGATCAGATCAAGCGCGAACAGTACCTCACGAACGAGTACATCATCGAGCAGGAAAAGCTGAAGATGGCCCTGTCCGGGACGGGTGGGTGCGGTGGTGCTGGCGGTAGTGTCGCCGGCTCCCGGTACGCGCAGAACGGGTGTGTCGCGTCGGAGGACAGCAGCCCGGACGACGAGAAGGCTAACTACGGCTCGATTGCGGACGACAACGAGTACCCGCTGCGGATGCAGACTGATGACTGCGAACCGTACGCCGCGTACGGCATAGTGACGTCGCGGGTGTAG
- the LOC120905527 gene encoding anoctamin-2 isoform X4 — MCKICRRVHGHCAGTWKYFQDQRRIVDYVLAFNGEDENAEAKQRRAIYQRNLESEGLQIETENCQRIHFVKIHVPANVLSHYCEIMKMQMPMKKLENQDKIIMRDFSIQSTLVRLFRRPLFNFVIIDRQKFAPPEYRLMYEYSRDKPYLFDDREQNFFTPSIRIAVAHFILERTYFSEAVEEKKDIGIRRLMEDQVYLDAYPLHDGCTDLRSSCQRALLLEEWASISKWIKHQPLDHIKEYFGVKIAMYFAWLGFYTHMLIPASVVGLICFFYGLLTYPANRISQEICDDNGTIMCPQCDKYCDYWYLRTTCNISKLAHIFDNEMTIVFSIFMSVWATLYLEMWKRYSSRIQHRWGITEYCSLAEPPRPQYLSRLKNIKKMMFNIATGAQEPSPPFWTKKFPSFLYSYSVIFLFILLTIAAVFGIVVYRMSLMTSKNIYGDGGSVSGKLIIFPATTAAINLLASTALTYAYQYVAEYMTNVEYRRTQTEYNESLNLKIYLFEFVNYYSSIFYIAFMKGKFPGYPAKYNRILHLRQEECSPGGCLMELCIQLAIIMVGKQAIGAITEILIPFLVQKFKEFRSVLGIDAGSAENGERLICCNQWTKDFNLINWHDRSLFNEYLKMVIQYGFITIFVVAFPLAPFFALLNNVFETRLDAKKFLLYYKRAVPQRVRDLGIWYNIMHVVGKVAVISSAFIIAFSSNFIPRLMYMNVVNPTGTDEGFVNHTLAYFNVSHFEANAAPENSTFSNITICRYSEYRNPPDDPRPYKRPSIYWQILAIRLTFVVIYQNLVSFVQIVVAWAIPDVPTKLQDQIKREQYLTNEYIIEQEKLKMALSGTGGCGGAGGSVAGSRYAQNGCVASEDSSPDDEKANYGSIADDNEYPLRMQTDDCEPYAAYGIVTSRV; from the exons ATGTGCAAAATCTGCCGTCGAGTGCACGGACACTGTGCTGGG ACATGGAAGTACTTCCAGGACCAGCGGCGCATCGTCGACTACGTGCTCGCGTTCAACGGCGAGGACGAGAATGCGGAGGCGAAGCAGCGGCGCGCCATCTACCAGCGGAATCTCGAGAGCGAGGGCCTCCAGATCGAGACGGAAAACTGCCAGCGCATCCATTTCGTCAAGATCCACGTGCCGGCGAACGTGCTGTCGCACTACTGCGAGATCATGAAGATGCAGATGCCGATGAAGAAGCTGGAGAACCAGGACAAGATCATAATGCGCGACTTCAGCATCCAGAGCACGCTGGTGCGGCTGTTCCGGCGGCCCCTCTTTAACTTTGTCATCATCGACAGGCAAAAGTTCGCGCCGCCCGAGTACCGGCTGATGTACGAGTACTCGCGCGACAAGCCGTACCTGTTCGACGACCGGGAGCAGAACTTTTTCACGCCCAGCATACGGATCGCGGTCGCCCACTTCATACTCGAGCGGACGTACTTTAGCGAGGCGGTCGAGGAGAAGAAGGACATCGGCATCCGGCGGCTGATGGAGGACCAGGTGTACCTCGACGCGTATCCACTGCACGACGGCTGCACCGATCTGCGGTCGAGCTGCCAGCGCGCGTTGCTGCTGGAGGAGTGGGCCTCGATCAGCAAGTGGATCAAGCACCAGCCGCTCGACCACATCAAGGAGTACTTTGGCGTGAAGATTGCGATGTACTTTGCGTGGCTCGGGTTCTACACGCACATGCTGATACCGGCGTCGGTGGTCGGGCTGATATGCTTCTTTTACGGGCTGCTGACGTACCCGGCGAATCGTATCAGTCAGGAGATTTGCGACGACAACGGGACGATCATGTGCCCGCAGTGTGACAAGTACTGCGACTACTGGTACCTGCGGACGACCTGCAACATCTCGAAGCTGGCGCACATCTTCGACAACGAGATGACGATCGTGTTCTCGATCTTTATGTCCGTGTGGG CGACCCTATACCTGGAGATGTGGAAACGCTACTCGTCCCGCATTCAGCATCGCTGGGGCATCACCGAGTACTGCTCGCTGGCGGAGCCGCCACGCCCACAGTACCTGTCCCGGCTGAAGAACATCAAGAAGATGATGTTCAACATTGCCACCGGTGCGCAGGAACCGTCGCCACCGTTCTGGACGAAAAAGTTCCCCAGCTTCCTCTACAGTTACTCTGTGATCTTCCTATTT ATTTTACTTACGATAGCGGCCGTCTTCGGTATCGTCGTGTACCGGATGTCGCTGATGACCTCGAAAAACATCTACGGCGACGGTGGGTCGGTGTCGGGCAAGCTGATCATCTTTCCGGCGACGACCGCCGCCATCAATCTGCTCGCCTCGACCGCGCTCACGTACGCCTACCAGTACGTGGCGGAGTACATGACGAACGTGGAGTACCGGCGCACCCAGACCGAGTACAACGAGAGCCTCAACCTGAAGATCTACCTGTTTGAGTTCGTCAACTACTACAGCTCGATCTTCTACATCGCGTTCATGAAGGGCAAGTTCCCGGGCTATCCGGCCAAGTACAACCGGATACTGCACCTGCGGCAGGAGGAGTGCAGCCCGGGCGGCTGCCTGATGGAGCTGTGCATACAGCTCGCGATCATCATGGTGGGCAAGCAGGCGATCGGTGCCATCACGGAGATACTGATACCGTTCCTGGTGCAGAAGTTCAAGGAGTTCCGGAGCGTGCTGGGTATCGATGCGGGCAGTGCCGAGAACGGCGAGCGGCTGATCTGCTGCAACCAGTGGACCAAAGACTTTAACCTCATCAACTGGCACGATCGCAGCCTGTTCAACGAGTATCTGAAGATGG TCATACAGTACGGCTTCATCACGATCTTCGTAGTGGCATTTCCGCTGGCGCCCTTTTTTGCGCTGCTGAACAACGTGTTCGAAACGCGGCTGGACGCGAAAAAGTTCCTACTCTACTACAAGCGGGCCGTGCCGCAGCGCGTCCGCGATCTTGGCATCTGGTACAACATCATGCACGTGGTCGGCAAGGTGGCCGTCATATCGAGT GCCTTTATCATCGCATTTTCCTCCAACTTTATACCCCGCCTAATGTACATGAACGTCGTCAACCCGACCGGCACGGACGAGGGCTTCGTGAACCACACGCTCGCCTACTTCAACGTGTCGCACTTCGAGGCGAATGCGGCGCCAGAGAACAGCACCTTCTCGAACATTACCATCTGCCGGTACTCGGAGTACCGGAACCCGCCGGACGATCCGCGCCCGTACAAGCGGCCCTCGATCTACTGGCAGATACTGGCGATCCGGCTCACGTTCGTCGTGATCTACCAGAACCTCGTCAGCTTCGTGCAGATTGTGGTGGCGTGGGCGATACCGGACGTGCCGACCAAGCTGCAGGATCAGATCAAGCGCGAACAGTACCTCACGAACGAGTACATCATCGAGCAGGAAAAGCTGAAGATGGCCCTGTCCGGGACGGGTGGGTGCGGTGGTGCTGGCGGTAGTGTCGCCGGCTCCCGGTACGCGCAGAACGGGTGTGTCGCGTCGGAGGACAGCAGCCCGGACGACGAGAAGGCTAACTACGGCTCGATTGCGGACGACAACGAGTACCCGCTGCGGATGCAGACTGATGACTGCGAACCGTACGCCGCGTACGGCATAGTGACGTCGCGGGTGTAG